The Centroberyx gerrardi isolate f3 chromosome 13, fCenGer3.hap1.cur.20231027, whole genome shotgun sequence genome contains the following window.
aaaacaagactaagagtctaacagccccgcaacactgaattttgtggaagcatcCCTGCTGGGAACCTAACCAAACCAAGTCTCTGTGAGGGCTGGAAAGTGGAGGGATACAGACAGAGCATAGGCTGAGATGGTCTCAGTTTTCTTAACTGCCGACTGGCAGTTCGAGAGTCCTCCAGCAATAGTATGATAAGCTGGAGCGAGTCGGGTAAATCAGGTTAGATGGGTTCCTACACTTGAAAGTAGTACCATGTCTACGGGGCCTATGAGCTGATGTTAAGacagggatgggagagagacacattACGTAGACAGGAAAGCAAGAAGTAGGAAAGGTAGCGGAAGTTACAAGATTATTCCTAACAACCCTAGCCATGTGTCCCTATTCTCTGGCCTTCCCTCGATGGACTCCCGCAGATAGACTCCCTTGTCTTTGTGCACCCGCAGTCTTCCTTCCCCCAGCCAAACACTTTGAAATTTAAATAGTTTCACCAAAAGTAGTTTCAGCTAAACTAGTCTCCAAACAGTTCAAATTAAACACAGATTTAACTAAAACAGAAAGATAGCACAGTAACAAACAAATAGCTCGCTGCTAGATCCCAACAAAAGTGCTCTACTGAACCAAGCCTGATATAAAACAGAAGATTCTACACTGCTGACAAAATGTGTACACGTTTCCACAATATGTTTCTTCTTCAGAAAAAAAGGATAAATGGGAATGTTGGGATCTCAAATTCCCTGTTACCTTACAGAAGaagcacaataaaataaaaataataatttgttttttaaaatacaaagcctctaattttttttaacaaatgtattaCTTGAAAGTTTGGATTGTAAGgactgaagtaaaaaaaaaaaagagaataatttttcaataaaatcaatcaatcacaatAAAATTCCAAGATCTTAGGTTGAATGACGAATTGTACATAGAGGTTTCTAGAGAACTTTCTTCAGATAGAAGATACTTTTCTTTAGATGTATCTTAATAAAATATTACTAATTTCAGCCCCAGGGAGCAGACTAAGTTTGATCTATTTTTGACCTTGGGCCCATTGGCTGCTAAACATATCAGCAATTTACAGGTCAATGGCCTCTTGCCTTAAATTTTAGAAACCTGAATATCTGGTCCTCTAGCACTGCAGAAATTGCttcaatgtttatttttatgtcCTGCAAATCTACTCTCCTGCTCTTGAACAAAAATGTTCTCAGTTGTTTGATCAATTTTAAGTAGGCTTAGACTGGAACAGCCTTTAGACCGTCAAGggacactacaactctccattgaaagtcagactaatgaaattctttcagcagctccttaaaggaatagtttaccCAACTCACCCCcatgaaactctggtgaagtttgttagtccatataacactcctggagcttcccagcacaactccgtagcagccttctccaaaacaactgaagtctttgaggaccaatctttagagttccaaaaacagCCATAAAATtacttttgttatttttggaactctaagtCTTTGGTCCTCAAAGACTtgagttgttttggagaaggctgctacagaaTTGTGCTGGGAGGGTTATCCAAGAGGGTTATAtagactaacaaatttcaccagagtttcaactggcgCGGGGGTGAGTAGTTAATGACTCAATTTTCACACTGACTGTCCGATATCTGATTcgatttaataaaaggccagtgcCGGCCTcatatattggcaaactgatGAACAGGTCTAACCCTGATTGTAAGTATGTTTCCTTAATGTCTAGATCTCAGTTTctgtccatctccctccctccaggtaTTTTCTCCTTGCCCATCCCTTATCCAGGGACTCTCCAGGAAGCAAAGGTTCCCATCGTGGGCAACAGAGAGTGTACCTGTCTGAACACGATCTTCGACATCACTGAAAACATGCTGTGTGCTGgactgatggagggaggagtggatACATGCCAGGTCCATTGCTCTCTCTTTAGACAACATAGatgttcctcttttttttaGGAAATAGTAATTTCTAGTAATTTCTGATACAGAAGAGAGACATTTtataatgtaaatgaatgtggCTTTAAGGCTAGCTTTAGGCTGCCACTTCCATAGCTGCATGGGGAATAAATGGTAGGGCAAGGTGTGGCCTAAGcctgagtccaaatttgatgcTGTAGtgtaatggagagcaaagatcaagtaAATTGGCAGAGATCTATTTTGAggccaaatatacagtatatatataaaaaatcacatcaggcagcattcaggaccaatgtttcCTCttagctgatagtttggtgacctacgtctaataatttatcacactgactaataatatcttgtcagttatCAGTCATCACTCCACTTTGTGCCCAGAAATTTAATTGACATAAGTTAATCTTGGAAGTACTGGTGGTAAATAATATTAGATGCAATAATATTAGATGCTGTGACTTAATCATATTTTTGGGTTTAGTGAATTTACACCCCTGTACGGCTGGTAGATAATGGACCAAAGGTAGATTTGAAGTCATATTATGCCTCTctacactataaaaaaaaatctctggtTGGCAAGAACTCGAATGAAAGCCAGAAGTGCTGTATTaagttacattttacattatagCAAGTTAAGACCATTATAGGCTACTATAGATCTTCTATAGAGACCTAAAGCTGCAAACCTAAGAGAATTTAAGGACTCATGTCATGCAAGTGACTGTTTGACAGGGAAAATGTTGAGTTATTCTaataattgttgttgttgttcctcttattattattattattattattattattatcatcatatgTCCTGTGTAACAGAGAATATTTCACCCACAGGGAGACTCAGGAGGTCCTATAGTGGTCAAACATGACAAGCGCTGGATCCAGGCTGGAGTAGTGAGCTTTGGTAAAGGCTGTGGCTTGCCCCATCATCCAGGTGGGaatgtcacacaaacacatttgtaaatgacattttgaaaatggcAATTAAATAGCTGTTTATATTTAACAAATCTTGCTAAGAAAGAAACTACAAGTATGTACATTTCAAAGAACTTCTATTATGCACTCCTTTTCTGTTATGGTTGATACATACAGCCCAAGTGCACCACAGTGCTGGGATTGAATGGGACTTCATGTGAGCTCTGAAACAATGATGGCTATTGAGTGCTTCTTTTTTACCTTTCCCAGTTTCTTGGAGTGCATATTTAATTAAACATAATTAAATTAtatgaatgtaattttctaatAGAGCACACCAGTATATTTAATAACCATAATTTATATTTAATTACAACTTCCCAGGTGTGTACACCAGAGTGTCAGGGTACAAGGACTGGATCAACAGCATCATCACCACCGACCAGCCAGGCTTCGTAACTGTCGAATCCAACGGGATAGACAGTGATCTTTCATGGACCTGTGATCACCTGGAGAAGATTGAAGAGGCAGCAAAGGCCGCGGAGGCAGCAAAGGCCACGGAGGCAGCGGAGGCAGCAAAGGCCGCGGAGGCAGCAAAGGCCGAAGAGGCAGCAAAGGCCGAAGAGGCAGCAAAGGCCGAGGAGGCAGCAAAGGCCGAAGAGGCAGCAAAGGCCGCGGAGGCAGCAAAGGCCACAGACACAGCATAGACTGAAGCGACAGAAAGACTGAAGCGACAGAAAAGACAGTCAACTGAAAGCTGATTCCCTTCTTCTGAAGATGTACTATATCAGCATTGAAACGAGTCTTGGTGATGTTTGTGTCTCGCTTCATTAAAGTTGTCCTCTTTTGAAACCCAAGGAATGTCTCTGTTCCCCTTTTTACAAGCCCAGTGCAACTTTGGCTTTTAGACTTTTTCCTCTGCAGCCCAGATTTTCAAAACTCTCTCTCGTAAACCAAACCTTCATTTTCAGTCTATACCACAGGGTAATCTTGCAAAATGTACCCAGGTTTTAAGTTACTAGCAAGTACTAACATGacagtattttttttgcagaagttttgcctttatttgataggtTAAAGTAGATAGACAGGAAACattgggaaagagagaag
Protein-coding sequences here:
- the LOC139924368 gene encoding tryptase-2-like yields the protein MSIHQGFCLLSVLLLLSEVQAEVSSASECGQPFFNDRITNGEDAPEGNWCWQASIHFNSKHFCGGSLINQEWVMSAAHCFNKDLFPGGRLNASDFLIYLGRQNQSGINPKEVEIGISEIICHPDYKKPVDNNNDICLLKLSEPVTFTEYICPACLAATNSTFNNSTLAWITGWGNIKNFGIFSLPIPYPGTLQEAKVPIVGNRECTCLNTIFDITENMLCAGLMEGGVDTCQGDSGGPIVVKHDKRWIQAGVVSFGKGCGLPHHPGVYTRVSGYKDWINSIITTDQPGFVTVESNGIDSDLSWTCDHLEKIEEAAKAAEAAKATEAAEAAKAAEAAKAEEAAKAEEAAKAEEAAKAEEAAKAAEAAKATDTA